Below is a window of Tachysurus fulvidraco isolate hzauxx_2018 chromosome 11, HZAU_PFXX_2.0, whole genome shotgun sequence DNA.
GAGCACAATTAAATCCAATTTCAAAGAAAGGCAAAAAATTAAAAGAGTATGGCACAACCACGACTGAAAAAAGGAGGGCAATAAGCTGAGCAACCATGAGATCAATGGAAAAACGCAGCATggtgctaccaccaccatgcttcactctAAGGGCAGTGTAACATCATACtattctttaattaaatgaCTTGCTGTTACTGAAATTCAGCTCAAAGGTGTTCAGCATGGTTAAGGTCAGGGCCGACACATGGACTCTTTTTCTGTActaaagacagaaatattaatacaaaaaaaaaaacatttgtgccCTGAATTCCTACAATCATCATTTACAGTTCTCAATTTTACAGCAGTACTTTAATGTTAGTTTCAATGTGGTTACTGAATATGCTTTAAGTTGAATTATATGAATTGTATTAATtgaattattaaataacaaGTTGGGTATTTAAATTGTGAGCTATGTCTATACATCATGGAAACTGTATagtactttaaataaaatatagtacTTTACTTTAAGGTTTATTTCAGGTTATCTCAGTTATTTCAATATTTGATATATTCTCTAACTATTCTGTTTCATTAGCAGTAAATTCATACATGCAGAAAGCATATATGAAAGCACAAATTATAGATGTAGCACTAGTTCATATATAACCCATTTCCACTAGACAATTAAAAATTCTAATGTTGGAAGATTTatactttaaacaaataaaccaaaacattcAGTGTGATCTGCTGGGTATGTATCTGTATCTAAAATATGTTCATAGTCATAGTTGCTTGAATCTTCTGTCAAGAGTGTGTTCCAGCATTGTGTaatggtgtgtctgtgtttcaacAGGATTGGCAGCAAAAGGAACAGAAATGGAGGCTGGAGCTCGAGACATTGCAAAAGGAAGTGTTACAGCTAAAGGAGGAGAACCAAGAACTGCTGGGTCACCTGCAGAGTTCCCTCTCTAAAGAAGGTGAACTGTACAGAAAACACATcttcaacaccacacacacacacacacacacacacacacacaccacacacacgtacacacacacacacacacacacacacacacacacacacacacacacacacacacacacacacacacacacacacacacacacttttatcaagcaagttatttatttaattacttgtttGTAAGCTGTTTGTAAGCATTTTATGAAGTAATTTGCCCCTTAGACGTACATTATACATGAGtttagaaaaaacatttttgatgtCAGTGATAATCACAAATTAGAATTATCAATGgctatatcattcattcatcttcagtgacagctttatcctggtcatggTCTCAGTGGATATGGGACTTATCCCGAGAACACTAGATGTGAAGTGATAATATATCCTGGATGGTACCCCAGTCCATATCAGTGCACAGCAAACACgttcacacatttatttacaccttacattatttctgttaacagtattttttcttttctcctcagATCATTCGCAGCGTCAGGAGAGAGAAGTGATGCTCAAACTTAAAGAGGTGGTGGATAAACAGCGTGACGAACTCAGAGCCAAAGTGCAGGAGATATCCAAGATGTCTAAAGAGGTGGAAGCGGTATGGCAATTCAAATGATCATAAACAGATAGCACATTTGACACTCAATTACATGAAAAACCAGATACATTTGTACTTTAGTTCATGTAAGTGACTTTCACTGAATTAAAAGTgaaattgtgtattttgtccaattTTCCTGAGCACTCTATGCTGCAAGTCTAGGATCAGTATCTGACTGTTGTAACCACAATATTCCAAACTGAATATAAGGTTAAGCAATGTATATCCACACAGAATGTAGgagggatgttgtagcctatggttaaggtgttggcctaccAATTGGAAGGCTGTGAaattgaatcccaggtccaccaagctgccactgctgggcccctgagcaaggcccttaaccctcaattgctcagttatatcaatgagttaaaatgtaatttgttcTGAATAAGGGTATCTGACagcttacttacttacctacctAACTAACTTAACTTACTTTTACCTACCTAACTGAACACAAATTACCAATACTTACATTAGATTTTCTAAAGCAGGCTTTATGAATTTCAGCTTAAATATATTGTGAAATGTATTTTCTAAAATTGTCTCTTGCTTTTATACTACAGTATACATACCAGTTGATACCAAGAAAGTGATAAGTTTTTACAGTCCACCTGATTTTGGACAGTTTAGCTTGAAgacatgtaattattttaaatttgacacaccacacacaaaaaaagcaaacacacagatgTGAACTACACACAAGTAGCTTTAATGATTTTATCGGCCAGAATATCAAGATAAGCTAGCCAAATCTGAACTTGTTCCATATAAAgtctgatgaaaaaaaaagctcagttGGCTCACCCTACCTCAGGAACCAGGGAGTAATGGCTTGTGTGTGGAAGATGGTtggtatactgtacacttcagatTAGTCCACAGCCAGCAATGTGTTTTAGAAGAATCAGATGATCAAGTCTCATGTTACTGTGCATCTGGCAGAATAACACATACAAACGCTAACAGCTAAACCGCGGCCTGCCCAACCTTCGACAATAGACGAGTCTGAACAAGTTGTCTTCCACACAGATTGTGATTTCCATaaagtttgcattttctttttgtaaaatattctgACATTTGCACCATGTGTTTTTTAGTCTGAATGCAGCATTCATAAAGCACACTATTGTGTGTTACatagtgtttttaaaatatgaactaatgtaaacatttccatttacaaAGAGGCAGGGAGTAATTTAAAGTTCAATCGTTTAACTTTCAGACTAGCAAAAAAGATCTGGACTTTATCTATGATACTCTTATTGTATCAAATATAGTACAGTTGTTTCTGGATGGTATATTTGTTGATCATGAGCATAAAATAAACGTGCAGGTCTTGTGGTGGTGTGTTTCAGCTTCAGGAGCAGTTGGATCGCTTTATGAAGATGAACGGAGAGCTGAGGAATAAACAGAGCGTGATGCATGCTCAGCTGAAGAGCACAGCAGAAAGGAAGGTAGACCTCGATATTGAgctgagtgagaaagagaaagagatcgAGCGACTCGTCACACAGCTGGAGAAGGCCAAGGCAAACACTGCTCCTAACCCGGTAAGAACTggtatgtgtgtttgcgtgtatgtgtgtgtgtgtgtgagtgtgtgtgtgtgtgtgtatgtgtgtgtgtgtgagtgtgtgtgtgtgtgtgtgtgtgtgtgtgtgtgtgtgtgtgtgtgtgtgtgagggtgggtgGAGTCGGGGGTTAGAAAAACACCATGTACGCATCAATGGAGAACTGATTGTGCTCAAGTATTTCTTGTGAAAAAATGAACTTTAAATCAAAAACAGGAAATCCACAGCAATAGCAAAGTGAAAGTACATCTTTCTCACAGGTTTACTTGAGTACGAGTGAAAAGAAATTATTTACACGATTCTAAGAAAACACATATagataaaacacattttataaatcaggtgaataaataattcattatatcTTCGCACACTTTAAAGTCATATATACTAGAATCACTCCAGGCTGTGATGACTTTAGGGGTTGTTTCAGTGTAAATCATTGCCAAGTCACCAGACATGAATTATTGTCACGTTATAAAATTATTGCCCTGTCATTCTACCACAGACTTCCTGgctgtgtacagtgtacatggTTTCGAACATCATAATCTAACACGATTTCACAACTACTGTTTTTTCAGAACAGTCCACCCATTGACATGACGTATAAGGTGATCATTGACCTGCTGGACCCGAATAGGCCTTGTTTCACCAAGCAAGAAATACGAGACATTTTGTTTGAGAGGAATGAGCTAAAGGCCAATCTCTTCCTCATGCAAGAAGAGCTTGCCTTCTACCAgcggtgagagagagacagagagagagagaaagatgctAAAACACAAATTCTACAGATCAGAACTTTCATACAGAAATATAAACGTGTTTGTTGACCTAGCTTCAGGTGTATGTGTTATGTAGTTAGTACTTACAGAAAGTACAGACAGAAATGACATCAAATTAGTATTAGTTTCATTTGTTCAATgaacattttttatgttattttatttgattttgtacatttttagtATGTCtaggtttacatttatttgaacattAGTAGATATTATCAGTTTTAAGGACAGACCTGTATTCAGGTTTGTggaattattctttttttcttaaatagataaaatgtatttaatatatcaGTAATACCCACAAAAAGACATTTAGATATAACAAATGCACCTCAtagtaattaatattttttttcagacaCCAGTTTTCACAGTAAACTACCATGTTGtaaaaatggtgcaaaaaaacaacaacaacaaaccaaaaaaaacaacacatgaacttttttcccctctttttacTTCTTAGATTCAATATTTCAAATTTCAGGTTATACAGATATAAGATCCTCATGCATTTGtgatataaaatcattttaatttagtaTTTTAGGCAGCAGGGAAACTTTTAAGCAGTGAATAGGAACtaaaatattactttatttacgtgcatgtaaatgttttctgtagtCAGGTTAAATGTCCATtccattataaataaatcagctcACGTGCCATTGCAAGAAAACTCATCTGTTACACAAGAAAGCCAGAGCAAAAAAAGTGAAGTATGATTGTTTAGACAGACTGATGGAAATACCCGTTCATCCCTGTATAATTTTGCACCTCTTTAAGCAGTCTGCTCACAATAACTGGAATCCTCACATGTATGAAATTACAGAGAGATCCTGAGCGATGAGAGATGTCCTGGATTCTTATTGGAAGCAGTGCGTGGCGCTTTAAAGAAACAGAGGACCGTCATTAAGGCCAAAATGCTTGGGATACCAGAGGATGAATGCAGCAGGTTGAACAGGAATTGAGTCCTGATAAAGTCATTTTGTACCATGTTGTTAATGTGATGTGATACCtaaaatctgtgtttgtgttctgcagTGATGAAGAGAAAGGTCCtttgtttgaaaagaaaaaggatgaAGACTGTCCTGACAGCAAACCTCGAGAATCACGCATCAGAAACTTGTATGTTTTCTGGTACCTTTGattaactgtaacactaacatttTAATAAGCATTGACATTTGAGTTACTGGTGGAGGAATGTGTTGAGTTCGAGTCCTTATGGAAACTTTGTAGTTTTGAATTAGGAAGTCGTAATTACGACATCAAGGGCCTTTAAGTCACAGGGAAAGGATACACTGGATAAGTATAAGTGGTGTagagaatagatagatagatgcatggatggatggatattttcATAAGCTCCTTATGTGAATGTCCTAAAGTGAAGAAGCAAACAAAATGttcttccctcttttttttttttttagctctataGGTCATTTCCTCTAAACAAAAGATCTCATTCCTCTTATCTCATGCTGACAGTATGAAAAGTTTTATTTGACAGTTCGCTCATAGGAaattcctctccctctctttgaCCTCATCACTGATTaaagtcttttgttttctgCCTGCTTTCTCATCTCAGCTTTGGATATCTGAGCCGCTCAGGCAGTGATAGGAGTGGCCATCAGACCAACACTTCTGCATGGGAAATCATCCACGCAGACGAACACGTGCCTGAAGTGGAGAATGGGCCTGGAGGCACTTCATGAGAACCGTGCTCCACCTTTAAGTTTTATCCCATTCACAGCACCACGGAGGAGTGTGGACTAACCAACTAAATCAAAATGTATACACAGAGCTGTACAGCTAAACAATGAGAGCAAATTAGCTAAGAACGACTCAAACACAGACAATAGTAAGATTACATTTAAAAGACATCATGGAAAATGTTTTGGCTGTATgattgtgtgcttttgtgtgaaTTTGAACATAATGgataagagaagagagaaaagattaTACAATAATCTGTAATAATAACTACCTCTGTCTCAgaaattgtgtttgtttattcaatATAGAAAAGAAAGCACTTGCAATTAGGAAAATTTTGTGTACTGAAATTCTATATTTGTGAACTTTATATGAGTGTAATTTAGTTTGGTGTTAATACGATATACACCTTGAATGTATATGAGGAAACCACATTATGTTATACAAGAGTTTtatgtgttatatttttttaaagattgtatTTTAGTAAGATTTTTAAAGCCAAAGACGTCAGCTTGTGTTAGAAGCATCAGCAATCACCCTGGAATTGTTTTCTGCCAGCAGGGGGCATTACagagttttatttactttaagagttttcttttttttgatgcttttttgtgttaatttttAGTCAATTAACAGGACATTTAGGTTGTACTTTTGAAACAGTTCAGCTTGAAGATgttattgttttaatgttaacAACCTTGTTTTTAAGAGTCTGGAATAGTAAAATCCACAATCAAATCTCAATTTTAATTCTTTTAGTTTATGAGACTGAGTTTGAGTGGTTCTGTATTTAACTGAAATAACCTtgaataaagataaatgtatataaaggaTATGTTTTATTTGTGGGATTTTATATGAAATCATATTATCTAGCATAAAAGAAATCACTGGTAAAGAACCTGCTGTTTATGAGCTAGGTTAaaaaactgaacatttttaaGAAGGCCAAAGATTTTTAGAAAGGTGAGATTTACTGTGTACATCTAAGAGGCTTTATTTGATACCATTAAGAGCTTCTGTTTCCTTTAGGTATGgatatttcctttatttttgtatgGAAATGTAAAATACATGCCTTTGCAATATAAATCTGAATTCATTGCACTCTTGTGTTGgaaattccttttttattctcaACTGTATTCCAATCTTTCCCTGTGTTGACTTGTGATCCTTAGTACATAATGAGAAGAATGACATCTGGTGTGCTCTCCCCCATACAAGtcaaaaaataaagacagctCCTCTTCCCAGAATTCTAGGTTGTGTCTTTAAACAGGCCAGTGGCTGATTGAATTGGTGGAAGCATGCTTCACTTCCGCAGGAAATGTATAGGGGGGAGAGGAGAAGTTTCCCAGAGCCATGTTTTAGTGCCCGGCCTGGAGCAGACATCCAGAGTAAGGCAGAGGAGCAGCGGTCCAGTACAGGATAGGTGCTACATGGCTGAGCATTAGCCTTGTCCTAAACAAGGCCTGTGTGTGCTGGTGAAGATTGGAGAGTTTAGAGTTATGGAGTGCCTCAACATAGTCCTATCCTGCATGGGAATGCTCTTCCTCTGCTTTCCGGCCTCCACTCAGAAGCTCTCATCAACAGGGAGGAATGTTTGCCTCAGCCCAAGGTACAGGAATACAACCTTGCtaaaattgtttatattttatcttgCTATTTTCcttgtgtcatttttattaaattaaagatgTTTACACACCTTAAACCAATTTTCAATGACTGTAAATGAATCCAGATTTCTAcatatgtataatgtataagacagtaacacaaacctatctttcttttctattatttatatcaTCATTTACATAAAGGTATTACTTATTTGTTCTTATTTGTAAACAGGGACTGGGCACTTGAGTGTTGTTCAGGATGGGCCCAGCAGGGTGATGAGTGCACAATAcgtgagtaaataaataacactaccaGCCTGTTTTATATCATGTCCTTGCTTTAAAAGAAATACTTTGCCCTGTTTGTCTGTTGATGTTGAAACTGTGTGTATACGACTGGGTTTTGGACTTTGGCCTTATGTTTCTCTAGCACTCTGTGAAGGACAGAATGCCTGTGGGGagaatgaggtgtgtgtgtctccaggaGTGTGCAGATGTAATCCAGGCTTCTTTGGATTCCAGTGTAGACATAGTAAGTTTTAACTAAATGCAATGCACACtaactgtctttcttttttaaaccaatATAATATTACTGATATTGTCcaattactaaaataaaatatacaattgtAGATACTAATGTACAATTATATATCTCTATAATTTTGGagctcaataataataataataataataataataataataataataataataataataataataataataataataataatacttgaCATAGGAATATTTCTACACTTATAACCTCGGTAAAATAGGAGAATCTTTAAATATGCCTGATCTTCTGACCATCTTctgaccattcattcattcattcattcattcaagtaAACACCTTTGATTCATTCAAGTAAACACCACAAATAGATATTGTAGAATTCCATAACTTCTATGAAACATTTCTTTCACATAGATACAACCTAGAATTTCAGTGAGTCTCAGTTTTCATCATTATAGCCATGCCATTGCAATTTATATAGCAGCAGTACATAAGACCTGCAAAATTTACCCTAACTATCTAAACAAATCTGTTTGATTAACATTAGACAAAATTAGCTTAGCACAGATTTCTTTCAAATAAATACTGAGAATATTTATGAAATTGTGACATGAAccaatatgtataaatatatatctaccTGAGTAAAGTGAGCCATTTAAAGCAGTAAACCCCTAGAGGATGTGatctacagtgtttttttttttttaatgggtgTGTTCTTAGGCACAGTGCAAAGC
It encodes the following:
- the LOC113643114 gene encoding RILP-like protein 1 — encoded protein: METIMNNQDGTKLDECFERNFSALTVDDVYEIAKVVGSDVEKLIDSYGRTSVEALVRKIVKVLELLESFTVSYHTQKSKEENLLRAFETLQVQQQESDKLDWQQKEQKWRLELETLQKEVLQLKEENQELLGHLQSSLSKEDHSQRQEREVMLKLKEVVDKQRDELRAKVQEISKMSKEVEALQEQLDRFMKMNGELRNKQSVMHAQLKSTAERKVDLDIELSEKEKEIERLVTQLEKAKANTAPNPNSPPIDMTYKVIIDLLDPNRPCFTKQEIRDILFERNELKANLFLMQEELAFYQREILSDERCPGFLLEAVRGALKKQRTVIKAKMLGIPEDECSSDEEKGPLFEKKKDEDCPDSKPRESRIRNFFGYLSRSGSDRSGHQTNTSAWEIIHADEHVPEVENGPGGTS